In a genomic window of Azospirillum baldaniorum:
- a CDS encoding glutathionylspermidine synthase family protein encodes MKPRADWRPGLRKYPYGVRAMSAGAFWREDVRYEFSAHQIDLIESVADELHTMLREALRAMVDGRALARLGVRGGVARLLEASWNDYWAAGRLNERAGALIGRLTLAYDGRDSVKLLACNYDTPEGLFAASIIQRNWREALMGDANQFNGLHEGLVERWEELAAGMPGRGLVHLACATPDPMRESELVYLAATAAEAGIATHLLPLQSLGWDGQRFVDDEGRAASWLAKIYPWQGLADDAFLQKLRMGGMSMLSPLWCWPMSNHGLLATLWSLYPRHPNLCRAALDPEELAGCDAVTERSLFGLDDAAQRMTAHGRAISDTGSAEYPGGRVWLETPPIFEEEGVHALLHCWIIGDKCLGMSVRESAEPRVGSDAAMVPHIFRS; translated from the coding sequence ATGAAACCCCGTGCGGATTGGCGTCCGGGGCTCCGCAAATACCCCTACGGCGTCCGCGCCATGAGCGCCGGCGCCTTCTGGCGCGAGGATGTGCGGTACGAGTTCTCCGCCCATCAGATCGACCTGATCGAAAGCGTCGCCGACGAGTTGCACACCATGCTGCGCGAGGCGCTGCGCGCGATGGTGGACGGGCGGGCGCTGGCCCGGCTGGGAGTCCGCGGCGGCGTGGCGCGTCTGCTGGAGGCCTCCTGGAACGACTATTGGGCCGCGGGGCGGCTGAACGAGCGGGCCGGCGCGCTGATCGGGCGGCTGACGCTGGCCTATGACGGGCGCGATTCGGTCAAGCTGCTGGCCTGCAACTACGACACGCCGGAGGGGCTGTTCGCCGCCTCGATCATCCAGCGCAACTGGCGCGAGGCCCTGATGGGCGACGCCAACCAGTTCAACGGTCTGCACGAGGGGCTGGTGGAGCGCTGGGAGGAGCTGGCGGCGGGCATGCCGGGCCGCGGGCTCGTCCATCTGGCCTGCGCCACCCCCGACCCGATGCGCGAGAGCGAGCTGGTCTATCTGGCCGCCACCGCGGCGGAGGCCGGGATCGCCACGCATCTGCTGCCGCTGCAGAGCCTGGGCTGGGACGGCCAGCGCTTCGTTGACGACGAGGGGCGGGCGGCCTCCTGGCTGGCGAAGATCTACCCCTGGCAGGGGCTGGCCGACGACGCCTTCCTGCAGAAGCTGCGGATGGGCGGCATGAGCATGCTGTCGCCGCTGTGGTGCTGGCCGATGTCGAACCACGGGCTGCTGGCGACGCTCTGGTCGCTCTACCCGCGCCACCCGAACCTGTGCCGCGCCGCGCTCGACCCTGAGGAACTGGCCGGCTGCGACGCGGTGACCGAGCGCAGCCTGTTCGGGCTCGACGACGCGGCCCAGCGCATGACGGCGCACGGACGCGCCATTTCGGACACCGGCAGCGCCGAGTATCCGGGAGGGCGGGTCTGGCTGGAAACCCCGCCGATCTTCGAGGAGGAGGGCGTCCACGCGCTCCTGCACTGCTGGATCATCGGGGACAAGTGCCTGGGCATGTCGGTCCGTGAATCGGCGGAACCGCGGGTCGGCTCCGACGCGGCGATGGTGCCGCACATCTTCCGCAGCTGA
- a CDS encoding alpha/beta fold hydrolase gives MTGDNATIPPQAAPRPVPRLGPRPLALHLATVAATLLSSSAALPHLRNGSLPWKPHLRERAEDLRRRIAATDGDAFAQAVDREVRRQLSLALTGIERYRHHPYRRDLPDPPVLWTEGASRLLDYGALGPATGAPVLFVPSLVNRHYILDLSARKSLMRWLAAQGLRPFLIDWGMPGPLERRYSLTDYIAGRLERALAAVVEAVGRPVPVVGYCMGGLLATALAQRRPKEVAALGLLATPWDFHAEDAGMARRAASFFQPFGPLLDAWGELPVDVLQGLFAQLDPLLALKKFSQFARMDPDSRAALAFVSLEDWLNDGVPLVAGVARDTLAGWYGRNDTARGAWLVAGQPVEPARLRMPVLALIPERDRIVPPSSAVALARSIDSAQMIRPPLGHIGMVVSAGAETGVWRPLAEWLSAAG, from the coding sequence GTGACCGGGGACAACGCCACGATCCCCCCGCAAGCCGCCCCGCGGCCCGTTCCGAGGCTGGGGCCGCGGCCCCTGGCGCTGCATCTGGCGACGGTGGCGGCGACACTGCTCAGCTCCTCCGCCGCATTGCCGCACTTGAGGAACGGCTCGCTGCCATGGAAGCCGCATCTGCGGGAGCGGGCGGAGGACCTGCGCCGACGGATCGCCGCAACCGACGGGGACGCGTTCGCCCAAGCGGTTGACCGCGAGGTCCGCCGCCAGCTCTCCCTCGCCTTGACGGGGATCGAGCGCTACCGACATCACCCCTACCGCCGCGACCTTCCCGACCCGCCCGTGCTGTGGACGGAAGGGGCGTCCCGCCTGCTCGACTACGGCGCCCTCGGCCCGGCGACCGGCGCGCCGGTGCTGTTCGTGCCGTCGCTGGTCAACCGCCATTACATCCTCGACCTGTCGGCGCGCAAAAGCCTGATGCGCTGGCTGGCCGCGCAGGGGCTGCGCCCCTTCCTGATCGACTGGGGCATGCCCGGCCCGCTGGAGCGGCGCTACAGTCTGACCGACTACATCGCCGGGCGGCTGGAGCGCGCGCTCGCCGCGGTGGTGGAGGCGGTGGGCCGGCCGGTTCCGGTGGTCGGCTATTGCATGGGCGGGCTGCTCGCCACTGCGCTGGCGCAGCGCCGCCCCAAGGAGGTCGCGGCGCTCGGCCTGCTCGCCACCCCCTGGGACTTCCACGCCGAGGACGCGGGCATGGCCCGCCGCGCCGCGAGCTTTTTCCAACCCTTCGGCCCGCTGCTCGACGCCTGGGGGGAACTGCCGGTGGACGTTCTCCAGGGGCTGTTCGCCCAGCTCGACCCGCTGCTGGCGCTGAAGAAGTTCTCGCAGTTCGCCCGCATGGATCCGGACAGCCGCGCCGCGCTCGCCTTCGTGTCGCTGGAGGACTGGCTGAACGACGGGGTGCCGCTGGTCGCCGGGGTGGCGCGCGACACGCTGGCCGGCTGGTACGGGCGCAACGACACGGCGCGCGGCGCGTGGTTGGTCGCCGGCCAGCCGGTGGAGCCGGCGCGGTTGCGCATGCCGGTCCTGGCGCTGATCCCGGAGCGCGACCGTATTGTTCCGCCGTCCTCCGCGGTGGCCTTGGCAAGATCAATCGACAGCGCGCAAATGATCAGGCCGCCGCTCGGTCATATTGGCATGGTGGTCAGCGCCGGTGCCGAAACAGGCGTCTGGCGCCCCCTGGCCGAATGGCTTAGTGCGGCAGGATAA
- the phbB gene encoding acetoacetyl-CoA reductase, producing the protein MARVAVVTGGTRGIGEAISVALKNAGYVVAANYAGNDEKAKEFSARTGIAVYKFDVSDFDAVKDGIAKISAELGPVDVVVNNAGITRDGVIHRMTPQQWNDVIATNLTSCFNLCRNVIDGMRERGFGRIVNIGSVNGQAGQYGQVNYAAAKSGIHGFTKALAQEGAAKGVTVNAIAPGYIDTDMVRAVPPNVLEKIVARIPVGRLGKAEEIARGVLFLVGDDAGFITGSTLSINGGQHMY; encoded by the coding sequence ATGGCTCGAGTTGCAGTCGTCACGGGCGGAACGCGCGGTATCGGCGAAGCCATCTCCGTCGCGTTGAAGAACGCCGGCTATGTCGTCGCCGCCAACTACGCCGGCAACGATGAGAAGGCGAAGGAATTCTCGGCCCGCACGGGCATCGCGGTCTACAAGTTCGACGTGTCGGACTTCGACGCCGTGAAGGATGGCATCGCGAAGATCTCGGCCGAACTCGGGCCGGTGGATGTGGTGGTGAACAACGCGGGCATCACCCGCGACGGCGTGATCCACCGCATGACCCCGCAGCAGTGGAACGACGTCATCGCGACGAACCTCACCTCCTGCTTCAACCTCTGCCGCAACGTCATCGACGGCATGCGCGAGCGCGGCTTCGGCCGCATCGTCAACATCGGCTCGGTGAACGGCCAGGCTGGCCAGTACGGTCAGGTGAACTACGCCGCCGCCAAGTCGGGCATCCACGGCTTCACCAAGGCGCTGGCCCAGGAGGGCGCGGCCAAGGGTGTCACCGTCAACGCCATCGCGCCGGGCTACATCGACACCGACATGGTGCGCGCGGTGCCGCCCAACGTGCTGGAGAAGATCGTCGCCCGCATCCCGGTCGGCCGTCTCGGCAAGGCCGAGGAGATCGCCCGCGGCGTGCTGTTCCTGGTCGGCGACGA
- the phaR gene encoding polyhydroxyalkanoate synthesis repressor PhaR, protein MADKEDQKSATITIKKYANRRLYNTATSSYVTLDHLCQMVKDGLDFVVYDAKTGEDITRSVLTQIIVEEESKGQNLLPISFLRQLIGFYGDNMQWMVPRYLEYSMQSFSRNQEQMRDYFQNTLGGMFPFGRLEEVGKQNMAMFERAMRMFSPFGGAEDGQPGEHPAAPPRPAAPGPSAVPPNGAAAAASHTYEELQKQIDDLQKQIASIAKPARPAKPEGK, encoded by the coding sequence ATGGCCGACAAGGAAGACCAGAAGTCCGCGACGATCACGATCAAGAAGTACGCCAACCGGCGGCTCTACAACACGGCGACCAGCAGCTACGTGACGCTCGACCATCTCTGTCAGATGGTCAAGGACGGGCTCGACTTTGTGGTCTATGACGCGAAGACCGGGGAGGACATTACCCGCTCGGTGCTGACGCAGATCATCGTGGAGGAGGAGAGCAAGGGCCAGAACCTGCTGCCGATCAGCTTCCTGCGCCAGCTCATCGGCTTCTACGGCGACAACATGCAGTGGATGGTGCCGCGCTACCTCGAATATTCGATGCAGTCCTTCTCGCGCAACCAGGAGCAGATGCGCGACTATTTCCAGAACACGCTGGGCGGGATGTTCCCCTTCGGCCGGCTGGAAGAGGTCGGCAAGCAGAACATGGCGATGTTCGAACGGGCCATGCGCATGTTCTCGCCCTTCGGCGGCGCTGAGGACGGGCAGCCCGGCGAGCACCCCGCCGCCCCGCCCCGCCCGGCGGCCCCCGGCCCGTCCGCCGTTCCGCCCAACGGCGCGGCCGCGGCGGCCAGCCACACCTATGAAGAGCTTCAGAAGCAGATCGACGACCTGCAGAAGCAGATCGCCAGCATCGCCAAGCCGGCCCGCCCGGCGAAGCCCGAAGGGAAGTGA
- a CDS encoding acetyl-CoA C-acetyltransferase — MTEVVIASAARTPIGSFNGALSSVPAHYLGEIAIREALSRAKTDAAEVTEVILGQILTAGQGQNPARQAAVNAGIPASATAFGINQLCGSGLRSVALGYQAIRNGDAEVMVVGGQESMSQAPHVMHLRNGVKMGAAEMLDTMLKDGLMDAFKGYHMGTTAENVAQKWQLTREEQDVFAAASQQKAEAAQKSGRFKDEIIPVTIKGRKGDIIVADDEYPKHGTTAESLAKLRPAFSKEGTVTAGNASGINDGAAALVLMTAENAARRGLTPLARIVSWATAGVDPAIMGTGPIPASRLALEKAGWKHDDLDLIEANEAFAAQALAVNKDLGWDTSKVNVNGGAIALGHPVGASGARVLTTLLYEMQKRDAKKGLATLCIGGGMGIALTVERG, encoded by the coding sequence ATGACCGAGGTTGTGATCGCCAGCGCAGCGCGTACTCCCATCGGAAGCTTCAACGGGGCGCTCAGCAGCGTGCCGGCCCATTACCTGGGTGAGATCGCCATCCGCGAAGCGCTGAGCCGCGCCAAGACCGACGCCGCGGAGGTGACCGAGGTCATCCTGGGCCAGATCCTGACCGCCGGTCAGGGCCAGAACCCGGCCCGCCAGGCCGCCGTCAACGCCGGCATCCCGGCCTCCGCCACCGCCTTCGGCATCAACCAGCTCTGCGGCTCGGGCCTGCGCTCGGTGGCGCTCGGCTATCAGGCGATCCGCAACGGCGACGCCGAGGTGATGGTCGTCGGCGGCCAGGAGAGCATGAGCCAGGCCCCGCACGTCATGCATCTGCGCAACGGCGTGAAGATGGGCGCCGCCGAGATGCTCGACACCATGCTGAAGGACGGCCTGATGGACGCCTTCAAGGGCTACCACATGGGCACGACGGCCGAGAACGTTGCCCAGAAGTGGCAGCTGACCCGCGAGGAGCAGGACGTCTTCGCCGCCGCCTCGCAGCAGAAGGCCGAGGCCGCCCAGAAGTCGGGCCGCTTCAAGGACGAGATCATCCCGGTCACCATCAAGGGCCGCAAGGGCGACATCATCGTCGCCGACGACGAGTATCCGAAGCACGGCACCACCGCGGAATCGCTGGCCAAGCTGCGCCCGGCCTTCTCCAAGGAGGGCACGGTGACCGCGGGCAACGCGTCGGGCATCAACGACGGCGCCGCCGCGCTGGTCCTGATGACCGCCGAGAACGCCGCCCGCCGCGGCCTGACCCCGCTGGCCCGCATCGTCTCCTGGGCGACCGCCGGCGTCGATCCGGCGATCATGGGCACCGGCCCGATCCCGGCCTCCCGCCTCGCGCTGGAGAAGGCCGGCTGGAAGCACGATGACCTGGACCTGATCGAGGCGAACGAGGCCTTCGCCGCGCAGGCCCTGGCCGTCAACAAGGACCTTGGCTGGGACACCTCCAAGGTCAACGTCAACGGCGGCGCCATCGCGCTCGGCCACCCGGTCGGCGCTTCCGGTGCCCGCGTCCTGACCACCCTGCTCTATGAGATGCAGAAGCGCGACGCCAAGAAGGGCCTCGCCACCTTGTGCATCGGCGGCGGCATGGGCATCGCCCTCACCGTCGAGCGGGGCTGA